The Larimichthys crocea isolate SSNF chromosome XI, L_crocea_2.0, whole genome shotgun sequence genome has a segment encoding these proteins:
- the LOC104938809 gene encoding trace amine-associated receptor 1-like produces MAITPLKIRSFLYMFIGSTVSILIIAGNILVITSIIYFKQLHTPTNYLILSLATADLLVGALVLQFNMALNLRSCFFFGDLVCKMRRCFDVTLMTTSILNLCCISIDRYYAVCQPLKYKCKITVHVVVIMILVSWTVSSLLGFGMVFVGLKHIVCEGRCLIFRIPNSNIVGPVVSFYFPVITMLCIYLKIFLVAQRQVRSIQTTKSGIAVIKMERKATKTLAIVMGVFLFCWTPFFLSITFNPVTNYSVPSPLIETLVWLGWSNSMFNPFVYGFFYSWFRSAFRIIISGKIFYGNFTNSKLL; encoded by the coding sequence ATGGCAATAACCCCTTTGAAAATACgttcatttttatatatgtttattggCAGTACAGTATCTATTCTCATAATTGCAGGAAACATTCTTGTAATTACCTCCATCATTTACTTCAAACAGCTCCACACTCCTACAAACTACCTTATTCTCTCTCTGGCTACGGCTGATCTGCTTGTTGGGGCTTTAGTTTTGCAGTTCAATATGGCACTGAATCTACggtcatgtttcttttttggggATTTAGTTTGTAAAATGCGACGCTGCTTTGATGTTACACTAATGACAACATCAATTCTCAACTTGTGTTGTATTTCTATTGACAGATATTATGCAGTGTGTCAGCCCctgaaatataaatgcaaaataacTGTCCATGTTGTTGTGATCATGATCCTGGTGAGCTGGACTGTTTCTTCTCTATTGGGATTCGGCATGGTGTTTGTAGGACTTAAACATATTGTGTGTGAAGGAAGGTGTTTAATATTTCGAATTCCAAATTCAAATATTGTTGGACCTGTTGTCTCATTTTACTTCCCAGTGATCACAATGCTCTGTATCTACCTGAAGATTTTCCTTGTTGCACAGAGACAGGTGCGCAGCATCCAGACCACAAAGTCCGGAATAGCTGTCAttaagatggagagaaaggccACTAAAACTCTGGCTATAGTTATgggagtttttcttttctgttggactcctttctttctttctataaCCTTTAATCCTGTGACTAATTATTCAGTCCCATCGCCTCTGATTGAAACTCTTGTTTGGCTTGGATGGTCAAATTCAATGTTTAATCCATTTGTTTATGGATTCTTTTACAGCTGGTTTCGATCAGCCTTCAGAATAATAATATctggaaaaatattttatggcAATTTCACAAATTCAAAACTGTTATGA